The following coding sequences lie in one Methanohalophilus levihalophilus genomic window:
- the moaA gene encoding GTP 3',8-cyclase MoaA — translation MQPIIKLKDSYGRPVTSLRISITERCNLDCIYCHNEGSEGSPNEMTPEEVANIVKVGAEYGVRKVKFSGGEPLVREDFEEILKALPPLKDVSVTTNAIYLRDRAKSLKEAGLDRVNISLDSLDPECYGKITGRSPDLHRKVLEGIDAAVEAGLTPVKLNMVLLKGVNDDQIDDMLEFTRQYDGTVVLQLIQLMDFNDTSGFQVDAESIEKMLEEKANEVRVRKMHRRRKYIIDGAEVEMVRPVDNTEFCASCNRLRVTADGKLKPCLLTNENLVDTKGASIEELRELFKEAVQKRVPYNRRKD, via the coding sequence ATGCAGCCTATTATCAAACTCAAGGACTCTTACGGCAGACCTGTAACAAGCCTGCGCATATCTATTACAGAAAGATGTAATCTGGATTGTATTTATTGCCATAACGAAGGGAGCGAAGGCAGTCCTAATGAAATGACTCCTGAAGAAGTAGCCAACATTGTAAAGGTTGGTGCAGAATACGGAGTCAGAAAGGTTAAATTTTCAGGTGGTGAACCACTTGTGAGAGAGGATTTCGAGGAAATCCTGAAAGCGCTTCCTCCACTTAAGGATGTTTCAGTTACAACAAATGCAATCTATCTCAGGGACAGGGCAAAAAGCCTGAAGGAAGCAGGGCTTGACAGAGTGAACATCAGCCTGGACAGCCTTGATCCTGAGTGCTATGGAAAGATTACCGGAAGAAGCCCTGATCTGCACAGGAAAGTCCTTGAAGGAATCGATGCAGCAGTGGAAGCGGGACTTACTCCGGTGAAACTCAACATGGTCTTACTGAAAGGAGTTAATGACGACCAGATTGACGATATGCTGGAATTTACCCGGCAATATGATGGCACTGTAGTCCTTCAGTTAATACAATTAATGGACTTCAACGATACGTCCGGTTTCCAGGTGGATGCTGAAAGCATCGAAAAAATGCTTGAGGAGAAGGCAAATGAAGTGAGAGTCCGAAAGATGCACAGGAGACGCAAGTACATAATTGACGGCGCGGAAGTGGAAATGGTTCGCCCGGTTGATAACACTGAGTTTTGTGCCAGCTGTAATCGATTAAGAGTTACCGCCGACGGAAAACTAAAACCCTGTCTGCTCACCAATGAGAATCTTGTGGACACAAAGGGCGCATCTATTGAAGAGTTGCGTGAACTTTTTAAGGAAGCAGTGCAGAAAAGGGTACCCTACAACAGGAGGAAAGACTAA